In Alosa sapidissima isolate fAloSap1 chromosome 4, fAloSap1.pri, whole genome shotgun sequence, the following are encoded in one genomic region:
- the slitrk2 gene encoding SLIT and NTRK-like protein 2, translating into MPSLRFIHSLQAPYYVDLDGNNIFLAKMLSNVLLLSVLTVTSMSKTESSQIDQDICKNLCSCEDKENALNINCENKGFTTIGQIQPPQNRISQLFLNGNFLTRLNTNDFFHYGNVTSLHLGNNGLQEIKTGAFSGLKNLKRIHLNNNNLEIIKEETFSGLDNLEYLQADYNYISIIEAGAFNKLNKLKVLILNDNLLLSLPNNIFRFVMLTHLDLRGNRLKMLPFTGVLEHIGGIMEIQLEENPWNCTCDLIPLKAWLDTISVFVGDIVCETPFRLHGKDVTHLIKQDLCPRRNVGDSSHRAMEPSSDSQYHIPLPTLRARVTPTRAPKASRPPKTRHRPTPRVTSGKDKHVFGPIMVYQTRAPLPLTCPSVCMCTSQNSDTGLNINCQERKLHNISDLQPKPSYPKKLHLTGNYLQVIYRTDLMEYSSLELLHLGNNRLSIIMEGAFENLSNLRRLYLNGNYIESLSQSLFSGLQSLQYLYLEYNIIKDILPQTFNALHNLQLLFLNNNLLRSLPDNIFAGTMLTRLNLRNNHFSHLPVQGVLDQLSPFIQIDLQENPWDCTCDIIALKNWMELSSTSVVVNEITCDSPSKHAGRLLRSLRNDAICTETNQVTATKQPGLNASSSTEVTARFLNNATPTESHVGLPEIHADVPLSVLILGLLVVFILSVCFGAGLFVFVLKRRKGIESIHTNVNNLDVNSYQIQYSSYSIESRGDKMDTHEYTYVPHVGQMCQNPIYIQKDSNHVAFYRNLKGLSFNTTDLRKDEVTQSPTFSISTVEYQSCSNRDPELYQNIGERVKELPTAGPLSYNFSTLPKRSVVPSYDSVRRNNQDRLNKTALYGTPRKYFNVQPKSDQTWLHGKFKTQPDYLEVLERHTVMSQL; encoded by the coding sequence ATGCCTTCACTGCGATTTATCCATAGCCTACAAGCACCATACTACGTTGATCTAGAcggaaataatatttttttagcAAAAATGCTGAGCAACGTTCTGCTGCTTAGCGTCTTAACTGTGACCAGTATGTCAAAGACAGAAAGCAGCCAAATTGATCAAGATATCTGCAAGAATCTTTGCTCTTGTGAGGATAAAGAAAATGCTTTGAATATTAACTGTGAAAACAAGGGATTTACCACGATCGGTCAAATCCAGCCTCCGCAGAACAGAATATCGCAGCTCTTTCTGAATGGGAATTTTTTAACACGATTAAACACAAATGATTTTTTTCACTACGGCAATGTTACATCACTTCACCTAGGCAACAACGGATTGCAGGAGATCAAAACAGGAGCATTTTCTGGTTTAAAAAACCTCAAGCGCATTCatctcaacaacaacaatctgGAAATTATTAAGGAAGAGACATTTTCTGGATTAGACAATCTGGAGTATTTGCAAGCGGATTATAATTATATTAGCATCATAGAAGCGGGAGCATTTAACAAACTGAATAAGCTTAAAGTCTTAATTCTCAATGACAACCTATTGCTTTCTCTCCCCAACAATATATTCCGCTTCGTTATGCTGACGCACTTGGATTTAAGGGGGAACCGGTTGAAAATGCTTCCATTTACTGGTGTTTTAGAACATATTGGCGGTATCATGGAGATTCAGCTGGAAGAGAATCCCTGGAATTGCACTTGTGATCTGATTCCACTGAAAGCCTGGTTGGATACAATATCAGTCTTCGTTGGTGATATTGTATGTGAAACGCCCTTTCGCCTGCACGGAAAAGACGTCACTCATTTAATCAAGCAAGACCTTTGTCCCCGAAGGAATGTAGGCGACTCATCTCACCGCGCTATGGAACCTTCCTCTGATTCGCAGTACCACATCCCACTTCCCACATTACGCGCACGCGTTACTCCAACGAGAGCTCCAAAAGCATCCCGTCCTCCAAAAACGAGGCACCGTCCCACACCGCGAGTGACGTCAGGTAAAGATAAACATGTGTTCGGGCCTATTATGGTTTATCAGACACGCGCACCCCTGCCCTTGACTTGCCCAAGCGTTTGCATGTGCACATCTCAGAATTCCGACACCGGACTGAATATTAACTGTCAAGAACGGAAGCTACATAACATATCAGACTTGCAACCCAAACCGTCCTATCCAAAGAAACTGCACTTGACTGGAAATTATTTGCAGGTTATATATCGAACCGATTTGATGGAATATAGCTCACTTGAACTCCTGCATTTAGGAAATAATAGGCTTTCTATTATTATGGAGGGGGCATTCGAGAACCTCTCCAATTTACGAAGGCTGTACTTAAATGGCAATTATATCGAGAGTCTGTCTCAGTCGTTATTCAGTGGTCTTCAAAGTCTACAATATCTGTACCTGGAATACAATATTATCAAAGACATTTTGCCACAAACATTCAATGCACTTCACAATCTACAATTACTGTTCTTGAATAACAATTTGTTGAGATCCCTTCCCGATAACATTTTCGCAGgaacaatgctaaccaggcttaATCTGCGAAACAACCATTTTTCACATTTGCCGGTTCAAGGCGTCCTAGACCAGCTCTCTCCTTTCATTCAGATTGACCTCCAGGAAAACCCATGGGACTGCACCTGTGATATCATTGCCCTGAAAAACTGGATGGAGTTGTCCAGTACGAGCGTGGTGGTAAATGAGATCACATGCGACTCGCCTTCTAAACATGCTGGCCGTTTACTCAGGTCTTTGCGAAATGATGCAATATGCACCGAAACCAACCAAGTTACAGCTACCAAGCAGCCCGGACTTAATGCTTCTTCAAGTACTGAAGTGACCGCTCGCTTTCTAAATAATGCCACCCCCACAGAgagtcatgtaggcctacctgaaatACACGCCGATGTGCCCTTGTCCGTATTGATATTGGGGTTGCTGGTGGTATTCATTCTTTCCGTTTGTTTCGGAGCTGGCTTATTCGTCTTTGTCCTGAAAAGACGCAAAGGCATTGAAAGCATCCACACAAATGTGAACAATTTAGATGTGAACTCTTATCAGATACAGTACAGCTCGTACAGCATAGAGTCACGAGGGGACAAGATGGATACTCATGAATACACCTACGTTCCTCATGTGGGCCAGATGTGTCAGAATCCAATTTATATACAGAAAGACAGCAACCACGTTGCGTTTTATAGGAATTTGAAAGGACTCTCCTTCAACACCACTGACCTCAGAAAGGACGAGGTAACACAGAGTCCTACTTTTTCTATTAGCACAGTTGAATATCAGTCATGTAGCAACAGAGACCCTGAACTTTATCAGAATATTGGGGAGAGAGTTAAGGAACTTCCTACCGCTGGACCCCTGAGCTACAACTTCAGCACATTGCCCAAAAGATCCGTAGTGCCGTCATACGACTCAGTAAGGCGGAACAATCAGGATCGTCTAAACAAAACGGCACTTTATGGAACACCACGGAAATATTTTAATGTGCAGCCTAAAAGCGACCAAACATGGCTACACGGGAAATTTAAAACACAGCCGGACTACCTTGAGGTTCTGGAAAGACACACTGTTATGAGTCAATTGTAA